A single Amphiprion ocellaris isolate individual 3 ecotype Okinawa chromosome 1, ASM2253959v1, whole genome shotgun sequence DNA region contains:
- the phka2 gene encoding phosphorylase b kinase regulatory subunit alpha, liver isoform isoform X3, translating to MRSRSNSGVRLDGYARLVQETILCHQNPVTGLLPASTQKKDAWVRDNVYSVLAVWGLGMAYRKNADRDEDKAKAYELEQSVVKLMQGLLQCMMRQVAKVEKFKHTQSTKDCLHAKYDTPTCATVVRDDQWGHLQVDATSIYLLMLAQMTASGLRIISNMDEVAFIQNLVFYIEAAYKVADYGMWERGDKTNQGIPELNGSSVGMAKAALEAIDELDLFGAHGGPKSVIHVLPDEVEHCQSILCSMLPRASTSKEIDAGLLSVISFPAFAVEDADLVAITKSEIISKLQGRYGCCRFIRDGYRCPKEDPSRLHYDPAELKLFENIECEWPVFWTYLILDGIFAGDLVQVQEYREALEGILIRGKNGIKLVPELYSVPREKVEEEYSNPHTVDRVAMGQLPHMWGQSLYILGCLLAEGFLAPGEIDPLNRRFSTNFKPDVVVQVCVLAESEEIQEMLGDLGITVQTMSEVLPIRVLPARILSHVYVRLGNCKKLNLSGRPYRHIGVLGTSKFYEIRDRFYIFTPQFLDQHHFYLALDNQMIVEMLRTELAYLSSCWRMTGRPTLTFPITRSMLVEEGDAIDPCILATLRKLQDGYFAGARVQMSDLSSFQTTSFHTRLSFLENDDSLLEDEYDEDDDEYGEEYNTCGHSGGSKDMFDRYLTQLLHSTTTKCHLPPIQRGQHHVFSAEHTTRDILSLMAQVQGLNMPKSSMYLPVTPAMNKLRRSLNLLEVPHLQHGPHAKQQKLHSAADLHLPRDSQGNTDFATLVKQLKECPTLQDQADILYILYIMKGADWPVELSGPGQGGVSVRCLLEELYVQAGACKEWGLIRYISGILHKRVEVLAEACTDLISHHKQLTVGLPPEPRERVITVPLPPEELNTLIYEASGQDISIAVLTQEIMVYLAMYVRSQPALFGDMLRLRIGLIMQVMATELARSLHCSGEEASESLMSLSPFSMKSLLHHILSGKEFGVERSMRPVQSTATSPAISIHELGHTGATKTERTGIHKLKSEIKQLDDSHPVSRCSSPSTPSGMLSPVGPGPADGQLHWEERQGQWLRRRRLDGAINRVPMGFYQKVWKILQKCHGLSIDGYVLPSSTTREMTAGEIKFAVQVESVLNHVPQPEYRQLLVETVMVLGLVADVDVDSIGGIIHVDRILHLANDLFLTDQKLNSASEYFLEKDPATGICNFFYDSAPSGSYGTMTYLSKATVTYVQDFLPSSSCLMQ from the exons ATGAGGAGCCGCAGTAACTCAGGAGTGAGGCTGGACGGTTATGCCAGGCTGGTCCAAGAGACGATCCTGTGTCACCAG AACCCAGTGACAGGACTTCTCCCTGCCAGCACCCAGAAGAAGGATGCCTGGGTCAGGGATAATGTTTACAGcgtcctggctgtgtgggggcTCGGCATGGCCTACCGCAAGAACGCAGACCGCGATGAAGACAAGGCCAAAGCCTACGAACTGGAGCAG AGTGTGGTGAAGCTGATGCAGGGACTTCTGCAGTGCATGATGAGACAG GTGGCCAAGGTGGAGAAATTCAAACACACCCAGAGTACAAAGGATTGCCTGCATGCCAAATACGATACTCCCACCTGTGCCACGGTGGTCAGAGATGACCAGTGGGGTCACCTCCAGGTGGACGCCACCTCCATTTACCTGCTGATGCTGGCTCAGATGACAGCCTCAG GTCTTCGTATCATCTCCAACATGGATGAGGTGGCCTTTATCCAAAACTTGGTCTTCTACATCGAGGCAGCCTATAAAGTAGCG GATTATGGGATGTGGGAGCGTGGTGACAAGACCAACCAGGGAATCCCTGAACTCAATGGCAGCTCTGTAGGAATGGCAAAG GCAGCTCTGGAGGCCATAGATGAGCTGGATCTGTTTGGAGCTCATGGAGGACCGAAGTCAGTCATCCATGTTTTGCCAGATGAAGTAGAACACTGTCAG TCCATCTTGTGCTCTATGTTGCCGAGAGCCTCGACGTCAAAGGAGATAGATGCCGGTCTGCTTTCTGTCATTTCCTTCCCTGCTTTTGCTGTGGAGGACGCTGACCTGGTGGCCATCACTAAGTCGGAAATTATAAGCAAACTGCAG GGTCGCTATGGCTGCTGTCGCTTCATCAGGGATGGATATCGTTGTCCTAAAGAG GATCCATCTCGGCTGCACTACGATCCTGCAGAGCTGAAGCTGTTTGAGAACATCGAATGTGAGTGGCCTGTGTTCTGGACTTACCTCATCTTGGACGGCATCTTTGCTGGAGATCTTGTGCAG GTGCAAGAATACCGTGAGGCTCTGGAGGGCATTTTGATCAGAGGGAAGAACGGCATCAAACTGGTGCCGGAACTTTATTCTGTACCACGTGAAAAG gtgGAGGAGGAGTACAGTAATCCTCACACTGTGGACAGGGTGGCCATGGGGCAGCTGCCACACATGTGGGGACAATCGCTCTACATCCTGGGCTGCCTTCTGGCTGAG GGCTTTTTAGCACCGGGAGAGATAGATCCTCTCAACAGGAGATTCTCTACAAACTTCAAGCCAGATGTTGTGGTACAAG tttgtgttCTAGCAGAGTCGGAGGAGATCCAGGAGATGTTGGGGGATCTGGGGATCACGGTGCAGACGATGTCAGAAGTTCTGCCTATCAGGGTTCTGCCTGCTCGCATCCTGAGCCACGTCTATGTCAGACTGG GCAACTGCAAGAAGCTGAATCTGAGTGGGAGGCCGTACAGACACATCGGAGTCCTGGGAACATCCAAATTCTATGAGATCAGAGATCGCTTTTACATATTCACCCCTCAG TTCCTGGATCAACATCATTTCTATCTGGCACTGGACAACCAGATGATTGTGGAGATGTTACGAACAGAGCTGGCCTATTTATCTTCCTGCTGGAGGATGACAGGACGACCAACTCTCACTTTCCCCATCACACGCAGCATGCTGG ttGAAGAAGGCGATGCGATCGATCCGTGTATCCTAGCAACCCTCAGGAAACTACAGGATGGTTATTTTGCTGGAGCCAG GGTGCAGATGTCCGACCTCTCCAGCTTCCAGACCACTTCATTCCACACTCGTCTCAGCTTCCTGGAGAACGACGACAGCTTACTGGAGGACGAGTATGATGAAGACGATGACGAATATGGAGAGGAATATAACACATGTGGGCATTCAG GAGGCTCAAAGGACATGTTTGACCGTTACCTCACCCAGCTCCTCCACAGCACCACCACCAAGTGCCATCTTCCTCCCATCCAGAGGGGGCAGCACCACGTCTTCAGTGCCGAACACACCACAAGAGACATCCTGTCCCTGATGGCACAAGTCCAGGGCCTGAACATGCCCA AGTCTTCCATGTATCTTCCGGTGACTCCGGCCATGAACAAACTCCGCAGATCCCTCAACCTTCTTGAAGTTCCTCATCTTCAGCACGGCCCACatgcaaagcagcaaaaa CTCCACAGTGCTGCTGACCTGCACCTACCTCGGGACTCTCAGGGCAACACCGACTTTGCAACTCTGGTGAAGCAGCTGAAGGAGTGTCCCACTCTGCAGGACCAGGCCGACATCCTCTACATCCTCTACATTATGAA AGGAGCTGATTGGCCGGTGGAGCTGTCGGGTCCTGGACAGGGTGGAGTCAGTGTTCGCTGTCTGCTGGAGGAGCTTTATGTACAAGCTGGAGCCTGCAAAGAGTGGGGGCTCATCAGATACATATCTGGGATACTACACAAGAGAGTGGAGGTCCTCGCAGAG GCCTGCACAGACCTGATTTCCCATCACAAGCAGCTGACTGTAGGTTTACCTCCTGAACCCAGGGAGAGAGTGATCACAGT CCCACTTCCTCCTGAAGAGCTGAACACTCTGATCTATGAAGCCAGTGGTCAGGACATCAGTATAGCTGTTCTCACTCAG GAAATCATGGTCTATCTGGCCATGTACGTGCGCTCCCAGCCCGCTCTGTTTGGCGACATGCTCCGACTCAGGATTGGACTCATCATGCAGGTGATGGCCACTGAGCTGGCTCGCAGTCTCCACTGTTCAG GGGAGGAGGCGTCTGAGAGTTTGATGAGTCTGAGTCCGTTCAGCATGAAGAGCCTCCTGCATCACATCCTCAGTGGAAAAGAGTTTGGGGTGGAGAGAAgta tGCGTCCAGTCCAGTCCACAGCCACGAGTCCTGCCATCTCCATCCATGAGCTGGGCCACACAGGAGCCACCAAGACTGAACGCACAGGAATACACAAGCTGAAGAGTGAAATAAAACAG CTGGATGACTCTCATCCTGTCAGT CGCTGCAGCAGCCCCTCCACTCCCAGTGGAATGCTGTCTCCAGTGGGTCCTGGTCCAGCAGACGGACAGCTGCACTGGGAGGAGAGACAAGGCCAGTGGTTGAGGAGACGCAGGCTGGACGGAGCCATCAATAGAGTGCCGATGGGTTTCTACCAGAAGGTGTGGAAGATCCTGCAGAAGTGCCACGGCCTGTCCATCGATGGATACGTGTTGCCCTCTTCTACCACCAGAGAG atgACCGCTGGGGAGATCAAGTTTGCAGTGCAGGTGGAGTCGGTCCTGAACCACGTCCCTCAACCAGAGTACCGGCAGCTGCTAGTGGAGACCGTGATGGTTCTGGGTCTGGTGGCCGACGTGGACGTGGACAGCATCGGTGGCATCATCCACGTGGATCGCATCCTGCATTTGGCCAATGACCTTTTCCTTACTGACCAG AAATTAAACAGTGCCAGTGAATATTTCCTTGAGAAGGATCCAGCAACCGGAATCTGCAACTTTTTCTACGACAGCGCCCCCAGTGGAAGCTACGGCACCATGACTTACCTCTCTAAAGCGACTGTCACCTACGTCCAGGACTTCCTGCCAAGTTCCAGCTGCTTGATGCAGTGA
- the phka2 gene encoding phosphorylase b kinase regulatory subunit alpha, liver isoform isoform X1: MRSRSNSGVRLDGYARLVQETILCHQNPVTGLLPASTQKKDAWVRDNVYSVLAVWGLGMAYRKNADRDEDKAKAYELEQSVVKLMQGLLQCMMRQVAKVEKFKHTQSTKDCLHAKYDTPTCATVVRDDQWGHLQVDATSIYLLMLAQMTASGLRIISNMDEVAFIQNLVFYIEAAYKVADYGMWERGDKTNQGIPELNGSSVGMAKAALEAIDELDLFGAHGGPKSVIHVLPDEVEHCQSILCSMLPRASTSKEIDAGLLSVISFPAFAVEDADLVAITKSEIISKLQGRYGCCRFIRDGYRCPKEDPSRLHYDPAELKLFENIECEWPVFWTYLILDGIFAGDLVQVQEYREALEGILIRGKNGIKLVPELYSVPREKVEEEYSNPHTVDRVAMGQLPHMWGQSLYILGCLLAEGFLAPGEIDPLNRRFSTNFKPDVVVQVCVLAESEEIQEMLGDLGITVQTMSEVLPIRVLPARILSHVYVRLGNCKKLNLSGRPYRHIGVLGTSKFYEIRDRFYIFTPQFLDQHHFYLALDNQMIVEMLRTELAYLSSCWRMTGRPTLTFPITRSMLVEEGDAIDPCILATLRKLQDGYFAGARVQMSDLSSFQTTSFHTRLSFLENDDSLLEDEYDEDDDEYGEEYNTCGHSGGSKDMFDRYLTQLLHSTTTKCHLPPIQRGQHHVFSAEHTTRDILSLMAQVQGLNMPKSSMYLPVTPAMNKLRRSLNLLEVPHLQHGPHAKQQKLHSAADLHLPRDSQGNTDFATLVKQLKECPTLQDQADILYILYIMKGADWPVELSGPGQGGVSVRCLLEELYVQAGACKEWGLIRYISGILHKRVEVLAEACTDLISHHKQLTVGLPPEPRERVITVPLPPEELNTLIYEASGQDISIAVLTQEIMVYLAMYVRSQPALFGDMLRLRIGLIMQVMATELARSLHCSGEEASESLMSLSPFSMKSLLHHILSGKEFGVERSMRPVQSTATSPAISIHELGHTGATKTERTGIHKLKSEIKQLDDSHPVSIFSGGLSLNSNVTSPRSTRCSSPSTPSGMLSPVGPGPADGQLHWEERQGQWLRRRRLDGAINRVPMGFYQKVWKILQKCHGLSIDGYVLPSSTTREMTAGEIKFAVQVESVLNHVPQPEYRQLLVETVMVLGLVADVDVDSIGGIIHVDRILHLANDLFLTDQKLNSASEYFLEKDPATGICNFFYDSAPSGSYGTMTYLSKATVTYVQDFLPSSSCLMQ; encoded by the exons ATGAGGAGCCGCAGTAACTCAGGAGTGAGGCTGGACGGTTATGCCAGGCTGGTCCAAGAGACGATCCTGTGTCACCAG AACCCAGTGACAGGACTTCTCCCTGCCAGCACCCAGAAGAAGGATGCCTGGGTCAGGGATAATGTTTACAGcgtcctggctgtgtgggggcTCGGCATGGCCTACCGCAAGAACGCAGACCGCGATGAAGACAAGGCCAAAGCCTACGAACTGGAGCAG AGTGTGGTGAAGCTGATGCAGGGACTTCTGCAGTGCATGATGAGACAG GTGGCCAAGGTGGAGAAATTCAAACACACCCAGAGTACAAAGGATTGCCTGCATGCCAAATACGATACTCCCACCTGTGCCACGGTGGTCAGAGATGACCAGTGGGGTCACCTCCAGGTGGACGCCACCTCCATTTACCTGCTGATGCTGGCTCAGATGACAGCCTCAG GTCTTCGTATCATCTCCAACATGGATGAGGTGGCCTTTATCCAAAACTTGGTCTTCTACATCGAGGCAGCCTATAAAGTAGCG GATTATGGGATGTGGGAGCGTGGTGACAAGACCAACCAGGGAATCCCTGAACTCAATGGCAGCTCTGTAGGAATGGCAAAG GCAGCTCTGGAGGCCATAGATGAGCTGGATCTGTTTGGAGCTCATGGAGGACCGAAGTCAGTCATCCATGTTTTGCCAGATGAAGTAGAACACTGTCAG TCCATCTTGTGCTCTATGTTGCCGAGAGCCTCGACGTCAAAGGAGATAGATGCCGGTCTGCTTTCTGTCATTTCCTTCCCTGCTTTTGCTGTGGAGGACGCTGACCTGGTGGCCATCACTAAGTCGGAAATTATAAGCAAACTGCAG GGTCGCTATGGCTGCTGTCGCTTCATCAGGGATGGATATCGTTGTCCTAAAGAG GATCCATCTCGGCTGCACTACGATCCTGCAGAGCTGAAGCTGTTTGAGAACATCGAATGTGAGTGGCCTGTGTTCTGGACTTACCTCATCTTGGACGGCATCTTTGCTGGAGATCTTGTGCAG GTGCAAGAATACCGTGAGGCTCTGGAGGGCATTTTGATCAGAGGGAAGAACGGCATCAAACTGGTGCCGGAACTTTATTCTGTACCACGTGAAAAG gtgGAGGAGGAGTACAGTAATCCTCACACTGTGGACAGGGTGGCCATGGGGCAGCTGCCACACATGTGGGGACAATCGCTCTACATCCTGGGCTGCCTTCTGGCTGAG GGCTTTTTAGCACCGGGAGAGATAGATCCTCTCAACAGGAGATTCTCTACAAACTTCAAGCCAGATGTTGTGGTACAAG tttgtgttCTAGCAGAGTCGGAGGAGATCCAGGAGATGTTGGGGGATCTGGGGATCACGGTGCAGACGATGTCAGAAGTTCTGCCTATCAGGGTTCTGCCTGCTCGCATCCTGAGCCACGTCTATGTCAGACTGG GCAACTGCAAGAAGCTGAATCTGAGTGGGAGGCCGTACAGACACATCGGAGTCCTGGGAACATCCAAATTCTATGAGATCAGAGATCGCTTTTACATATTCACCCCTCAG TTCCTGGATCAACATCATTTCTATCTGGCACTGGACAACCAGATGATTGTGGAGATGTTACGAACAGAGCTGGCCTATTTATCTTCCTGCTGGAGGATGACAGGACGACCAACTCTCACTTTCCCCATCACACGCAGCATGCTGG ttGAAGAAGGCGATGCGATCGATCCGTGTATCCTAGCAACCCTCAGGAAACTACAGGATGGTTATTTTGCTGGAGCCAG GGTGCAGATGTCCGACCTCTCCAGCTTCCAGACCACTTCATTCCACACTCGTCTCAGCTTCCTGGAGAACGACGACAGCTTACTGGAGGACGAGTATGATGAAGACGATGACGAATATGGAGAGGAATATAACACATGTGGGCATTCAG GAGGCTCAAAGGACATGTTTGACCGTTACCTCACCCAGCTCCTCCACAGCACCACCACCAAGTGCCATCTTCCTCCCATCCAGAGGGGGCAGCACCACGTCTTCAGTGCCGAACACACCACAAGAGACATCCTGTCCCTGATGGCACAAGTCCAGGGCCTGAACATGCCCA AGTCTTCCATGTATCTTCCGGTGACTCCGGCCATGAACAAACTCCGCAGATCCCTCAACCTTCTTGAAGTTCCTCATCTTCAGCACGGCCCACatgcaaagcagcaaaaa CTCCACAGTGCTGCTGACCTGCACCTACCTCGGGACTCTCAGGGCAACACCGACTTTGCAACTCTGGTGAAGCAGCTGAAGGAGTGTCCCACTCTGCAGGACCAGGCCGACATCCTCTACATCCTCTACATTATGAA AGGAGCTGATTGGCCGGTGGAGCTGTCGGGTCCTGGACAGGGTGGAGTCAGTGTTCGCTGTCTGCTGGAGGAGCTTTATGTACAAGCTGGAGCCTGCAAAGAGTGGGGGCTCATCAGATACATATCTGGGATACTACACAAGAGAGTGGAGGTCCTCGCAGAG GCCTGCACAGACCTGATTTCCCATCACAAGCAGCTGACTGTAGGTTTACCTCCTGAACCCAGGGAGAGAGTGATCACAGT CCCACTTCCTCCTGAAGAGCTGAACACTCTGATCTATGAAGCCAGTGGTCAGGACATCAGTATAGCTGTTCTCACTCAG GAAATCATGGTCTATCTGGCCATGTACGTGCGCTCCCAGCCCGCTCTGTTTGGCGACATGCTCCGACTCAGGATTGGACTCATCATGCAGGTGATGGCCACTGAGCTGGCTCGCAGTCTCCACTGTTCAG GGGAGGAGGCGTCTGAGAGTTTGATGAGTCTGAGTCCGTTCAGCATGAAGAGCCTCCTGCATCACATCCTCAGTGGAAAAGAGTTTGGGGTGGAGAGAAgta tGCGTCCAGTCCAGTCCACAGCCACGAGTCCTGCCATCTCCATCCATGAGCTGGGCCACACAGGAGCCACCAAGACTGAACGCACAGGAATACACAAGCTGAAGAGTGAAATAAAACAG CTGGATGACTCTCATCCTGTCAGT ATCTTCAGTGGGGGTCTTTCCTTGAATAGCAATGTCACCTCTCCTCGCTCCACG CGCTGCAGCAGCCCCTCCACTCCCAGTGGAATGCTGTCTCCAGTGGGTCCTGGTCCAGCAGACGGACAGCTGCACTGGGAGGAGAGACAAGGCCAGTGGTTGAGGAGACGCAGGCTGGACGGAGCCATCAATAGAGTGCCGATGGGTTTCTACCAGAAGGTGTGGAAGATCCTGCAGAAGTGCCACGGCCTGTCCATCGATGGATACGTGTTGCCCTCTTCTACCACCAGAGAG atgACCGCTGGGGAGATCAAGTTTGCAGTGCAGGTGGAGTCGGTCCTGAACCACGTCCCTCAACCAGAGTACCGGCAGCTGCTAGTGGAGACCGTGATGGTTCTGGGTCTGGTGGCCGACGTGGACGTGGACAGCATCGGTGGCATCATCCACGTGGATCGCATCCTGCATTTGGCCAATGACCTTTTCCTTACTGACCAG AAATTAAACAGTGCCAGTGAATATTTCCTTGAGAAGGATCCAGCAACCGGAATCTGCAACTTTTTCTACGACAGCGCCCCCAGTGGAAGCTACGGCACCATGACTTACCTCTCTAAAGCGACTGTCACCTACGTCCAGGACTTCCTGCCAAGTTCCAGCTGCTTGATGCAGTGA
- the phka2 gene encoding phosphorylase b kinase regulatory subunit alpha, liver isoform isoform X4 codes for MRSRSNSGVRLDGYARLVQETILCHQNPVTGLLPASTQKKDAWVRDNVYSVLAVWGLGMAYRKNADRDEDKAKAYELEQSVVKLMQGLLQCMMRQVAKVEKFKHTQSTKDCLHAKYDTPTCATVVRDDQWGHLQVDATSIYLLMLAQMTASGLRIISNMDEVAFIQNLVFYIEAAYKVADYGMWERGDKTNQGIPELNGSSVGMAKAALEAIDELDLFGAHGGPKSVIHVLPDEVEHCQSILCSMLPRASTSKEIDAGLLSVISFPAFAVEDADLVAITKSEIISKLQGRYGCCRFIRDGYRCPKEDPSRLHYDPAELKLFENIECEWPVFWTYLILDGIFAGDLVQVQEYREALEGILIRGKNGIKLVPELYSVPREKVEEEYSNPHTVDRVAMGQLPHMWGQSLYILGCLLAEGFLAPGEIDPLNRRFSTNFKPDVVVQVCVLAESEEIQEMLGDLGITVQTMSEVLPIRVLPARILSHVYVRLGNCKKLNLSGRPYRHIGVLGTSKFYEIRDRFYIFTPQFLDQHHFYLALDNQMIVEMLRTELAYLSSCWRMTGRPTLTFPITRSMLVEEGDAIDPCILATLRKLQDGYFAGARVQMSDLSSFQTTSFHTRLSFLENDDSLLEDEYDEDDDEYGEEYNTCGHSGGSKDMFDRYLTQLLHSTTTKCHLPPIQRGQHHVFSAEHTTRDILSLMAQVQGLNMPKSSMYLPVTPAMNKLRRSLNLLEVPHLQHGPHAKQQKLHSAADLHLPRDSQGNTDFATLVKQLKECPTLQDQADILYILYIMKGADWPVELSGPGQGGVSVRCLLEELYVQAGACKEWGLIRYISGILHKRVEVLAEACTDLISHHKQLTVGLPPEPRERVITVPLPPEELNTLIYEASGQDISIAVLTQEIMVYLAMYVRSQPALFGDMLRLRIGLIMQVMATELARSLHCSGEEASESLMSLSPFSMKSLLHHILSGKEFGVERSMRPVQSTATSPAISIHELGHTGATKTERTGIHKLKSEIKQRCSSPSTPSGMLSPVGPGPADGQLHWEERQGQWLRRRRLDGAINRVPMGFYQKVWKILQKCHGLSIDGYVLPSSTTREMTAGEIKFAVQVESVLNHVPQPEYRQLLVETVMVLGLVADVDVDSIGGIIHVDRILHLANDLFLTDQKLNSASEYFLEKDPATGICNFFYDSAPSGSYGTMTYLSKATVTYVQDFLPSSSCLMQ; via the exons ATGAGGAGCCGCAGTAACTCAGGAGTGAGGCTGGACGGTTATGCCAGGCTGGTCCAAGAGACGATCCTGTGTCACCAG AACCCAGTGACAGGACTTCTCCCTGCCAGCACCCAGAAGAAGGATGCCTGGGTCAGGGATAATGTTTACAGcgtcctggctgtgtgggggcTCGGCATGGCCTACCGCAAGAACGCAGACCGCGATGAAGACAAGGCCAAAGCCTACGAACTGGAGCAG AGTGTGGTGAAGCTGATGCAGGGACTTCTGCAGTGCATGATGAGACAG GTGGCCAAGGTGGAGAAATTCAAACACACCCAGAGTACAAAGGATTGCCTGCATGCCAAATACGATACTCCCACCTGTGCCACGGTGGTCAGAGATGACCAGTGGGGTCACCTCCAGGTGGACGCCACCTCCATTTACCTGCTGATGCTGGCTCAGATGACAGCCTCAG GTCTTCGTATCATCTCCAACATGGATGAGGTGGCCTTTATCCAAAACTTGGTCTTCTACATCGAGGCAGCCTATAAAGTAGCG GATTATGGGATGTGGGAGCGTGGTGACAAGACCAACCAGGGAATCCCTGAACTCAATGGCAGCTCTGTAGGAATGGCAAAG GCAGCTCTGGAGGCCATAGATGAGCTGGATCTGTTTGGAGCTCATGGAGGACCGAAGTCAGTCATCCATGTTTTGCCAGATGAAGTAGAACACTGTCAG TCCATCTTGTGCTCTATGTTGCCGAGAGCCTCGACGTCAAAGGAGATAGATGCCGGTCTGCTTTCTGTCATTTCCTTCCCTGCTTTTGCTGTGGAGGACGCTGACCTGGTGGCCATCACTAAGTCGGAAATTATAAGCAAACTGCAG GGTCGCTATGGCTGCTGTCGCTTCATCAGGGATGGATATCGTTGTCCTAAAGAG GATCCATCTCGGCTGCACTACGATCCTGCAGAGCTGAAGCTGTTTGAGAACATCGAATGTGAGTGGCCTGTGTTCTGGACTTACCTCATCTTGGACGGCATCTTTGCTGGAGATCTTGTGCAG GTGCAAGAATACCGTGAGGCTCTGGAGGGCATTTTGATCAGAGGGAAGAACGGCATCAAACTGGTGCCGGAACTTTATTCTGTACCACGTGAAAAG gtgGAGGAGGAGTACAGTAATCCTCACACTGTGGACAGGGTGGCCATGGGGCAGCTGCCACACATGTGGGGACAATCGCTCTACATCCTGGGCTGCCTTCTGGCTGAG GGCTTTTTAGCACCGGGAGAGATAGATCCTCTCAACAGGAGATTCTCTACAAACTTCAAGCCAGATGTTGTGGTACAAG tttgtgttCTAGCAGAGTCGGAGGAGATCCAGGAGATGTTGGGGGATCTGGGGATCACGGTGCAGACGATGTCAGAAGTTCTGCCTATCAGGGTTCTGCCTGCTCGCATCCTGAGCCACGTCTATGTCAGACTGG GCAACTGCAAGAAGCTGAATCTGAGTGGGAGGCCGTACAGACACATCGGAGTCCTGGGAACATCCAAATTCTATGAGATCAGAGATCGCTTTTACATATTCACCCCTCAG TTCCTGGATCAACATCATTTCTATCTGGCACTGGACAACCAGATGATTGTGGAGATGTTACGAACAGAGCTGGCCTATTTATCTTCCTGCTGGAGGATGACAGGACGACCAACTCTCACTTTCCCCATCACACGCAGCATGCTGG ttGAAGAAGGCGATGCGATCGATCCGTGTATCCTAGCAACCCTCAGGAAACTACAGGATGGTTATTTTGCTGGAGCCAG GGTGCAGATGTCCGACCTCTCCAGCTTCCAGACCACTTCATTCCACACTCGTCTCAGCTTCCTGGAGAACGACGACAGCTTACTGGAGGACGAGTATGATGAAGACGATGACGAATATGGAGAGGAATATAACACATGTGGGCATTCAG GAGGCTCAAAGGACATGTTTGACCGTTACCTCACCCAGCTCCTCCACAGCACCACCACCAAGTGCCATCTTCCTCCCATCCAGAGGGGGCAGCACCACGTCTTCAGTGCCGAACACACCACAAGAGACATCCTGTCCCTGATGGCACAAGTCCAGGGCCTGAACATGCCCA AGTCTTCCATGTATCTTCCGGTGACTCCGGCCATGAACAAACTCCGCAGATCCCTCAACCTTCTTGAAGTTCCTCATCTTCAGCACGGCCCACatgcaaagcagcaaaaa CTCCACAGTGCTGCTGACCTGCACCTACCTCGGGACTCTCAGGGCAACACCGACTTTGCAACTCTGGTGAAGCAGCTGAAGGAGTGTCCCACTCTGCAGGACCAGGCCGACATCCTCTACATCCTCTACATTATGAA AGGAGCTGATTGGCCGGTGGAGCTGTCGGGTCCTGGACAGGGTGGAGTCAGTGTTCGCTGTCTGCTGGAGGAGCTTTATGTACAAGCTGGAGCCTGCAAAGAGTGGGGGCTCATCAGATACATATCTGGGATACTACACAAGAGAGTGGAGGTCCTCGCAGAG GCCTGCACAGACCTGATTTCCCATCACAAGCAGCTGACTGTAGGTTTACCTCCTGAACCCAGGGAGAGAGTGATCACAGT CCCACTTCCTCCTGAAGAGCTGAACACTCTGATCTATGAAGCCAGTGGTCAGGACATCAGTATAGCTGTTCTCACTCAG GAAATCATGGTCTATCTGGCCATGTACGTGCGCTCCCAGCCCGCTCTGTTTGGCGACATGCTCCGACTCAGGATTGGACTCATCATGCAGGTGATGGCCACTGAGCTGGCTCGCAGTCTCCACTGTTCAG GGGAGGAGGCGTCTGAGAGTTTGATGAGTCTGAGTCCGTTCAGCATGAAGAGCCTCCTGCATCACATCCTCAGTGGAAAAGAGTTTGGGGTGGAGAGAAgta tGCGTCCAGTCCAGTCCACAGCCACGAGTCCTGCCATCTCCATCCATGAGCTGGGCCACACAGGAGCCACCAAGACTGAACGCACAGGAATACACAAGCTGAAGAGTGAAATAAAACAG CGCTGCAGCAGCCCCTCCACTCCCAGTGGAATGCTGTCTCCAGTGGGTCCTGGTCCAGCAGACGGACAGCTGCACTGGGAGGAGAGACAAGGCCAGTGGTTGAGGAGACGCAGGCTGGACGGAGCCATCAATAGAGTGCCGATGGGTTTCTACCAGAAGGTGTGGAAGATCCTGCAGAAGTGCCACGGCCTGTCCATCGATGGATACGTGTTGCCCTCTTCTACCACCAGAGAG atgACCGCTGGGGAGATCAAGTTTGCAGTGCAGGTGGAGTCGGTCCTGAACCACGTCCCTCAACCAGAGTACCGGCAGCTGCTAGTGGAGACCGTGATGGTTCTGGGTCTGGTGGCCGACGTGGACGTGGACAGCATCGGTGGCATCATCCACGTGGATCGCATCCTGCATTTGGCCAATGACCTTTTCCTTACTGACCAG AAATTAAACAGTGCCAGTGAATATTTCCTTGAGAAGGATCCAGCAACCGGAATCTGCAACTTTTTCTACGACAGCGCCCCCAGTGGAAGCTACGGCACCATGACTTACCTCTCTAAAGCGACTGTCACCTACGTCCAGGACTTCCTGCCAAGTTCCAGCTGCTTGATGCAGTGA